A DNA window from Fusobacterium varium contains the following coding sequences:
- a CDS encoding dicarboxylate/amino acid:cation symporter has protein sequence MKNLKLIHKVFIGLISGIIVGALLYPMKENPIVSKYIVSGLFEFLGQGFLRLVKMIIVPLVFASLVTGTAAMNDVKKLGRIGIKTLAFFMGTTAIGIIAAIVGANILKPGAGIVLENVQKAQYVAKETDSFVKVLLNIIPTNPIEALVKGEMLQVIFFAVMTGFVITILGEKAKRLQGIFEEVNSLMLKMVSLIMELAPLGIFGLIGKTFITLGWAAMKPLASFIIVTYILLLFHGLVVYQILLRIYAKESPIAFLKKILGPMTLAFSTSSSAACIPLSLKTLKEEFNVEEKVSSFTIPLGATINMDGTAIMQGVATVFIAQLYNINLTTNDYFMVVLTSVLASIGTAGVPGVGTIMLSMVLSQVGLPLEGIGMILAVDRIVDMGRTTVNITGDLVCSVIIDRIEKRAENAEEKVQGKVAAKI, from the coding sequence ATGAAAAATTTAAAATTGATTCACAAGGTATTTATAGGTTTGATATCAGGGATAATAGTTGGAGCACTTTTGTATCCAATGAAGGAAAACCCTATTGTAAGTAAATATATTGTCAGTGGATTATTTGAGTTTTTAGGACAAGGATTTTTAAGACTTGTAAAGATGATTATAGTTCCATTAGTTTTTGCATCACTTGTAACTGGAACAGCAGCAATGAATGATGTAAAAAAATTGGGAAGAATTGGAATAAAGACATTAGCATTTTTTATGGGAACAACTGCTATAGGGATAATAGCAGCAATAGTAGGAGCTAATATTTTAAAACCAGGAGCAGGAATAGTTCTTGAAAATGTTCAAAAGGCACAATATGTTGCAAAAGAAACAGATTCATTTGTAAAAGTTTTATTAAATATAATTCCTACAAATCCAATTGAAGCATTGGTAAAAGGTGAAATGTTACAAGTTATATTCTTTGCAGTTATGACAGGTTTTGTTATCACTATCCTTGGAGAAAAGGCAAAGAGATTACAAGGAATATTTGAAGAAGTTAATAGCTTAATGCTAAAAATGGTAAGCTTAATAATGGAACTTGCTCCACTTGGAATCTTTGGATTGATTGGTAAAACATTTATTACACTTGGTTGGGCAGCAATGAAACCTCTAGCATCATTTATAATAGTTACATATATACTACTTCTATTCCATGGACTTGTAGTATATCAAATACTACTTCGTATCTATGCAAAAGAGAGTCCAATAGCATTTTTAAAGAAAATACTTGGTCCAATGACATTAGCATTTTCAACTTCAAGTAGTGCAGCATGTATTCCACTATCCTTAAAAACTTTAAAAGAAGAGTTTAATGTAGAAGAAAAAGTATCTTCATTTACAATTCCATTAGGAGCTACAATAAATATGGACGGAACAGCAATAATGCAAGGAGTTGCAACTGTATTTATAGCTCAATTATACAATATCAACTTAACTACAAATGACTATTTCATGGTTGTATTAACATCTGTTTTAGCATCAATAGGAACAGCAGGTGTACCAGGAGTTGGAACAATAATGTTATCAATGGTATTATCTCAAGTAGGACTTCCATTAGAAGGAATTGGAATGATATTAGCAGTAGACAGAATAGTTGATATGGGAAGAACAACAGTTAATATTACTGGAGACCTTGTTTGTTCAGTAATTATAGATAGAATTGAAAAGAGAGCAGAAAATGCAGAAGAAAAAGTTCAAGGAAAGGTAGCTGCAAAAATTTAG